TCGCTAAAGGCGTCACTGATTACTGGGGCAACGCCATCACGGTCACAATCGGTGTGCAACTCTCTACCACGCACGCGCAAATTATCATTAaaaattgatgtttgtttAAATGTATACGTAGATACCGTTGCACCCAACACCATCATCGACACAAGTTTACTTCCTACCGCGATGGTGTTGCTGCGCTCTCGGTACGTTACCAACAACCGGAACCCGGCGTTTGTCTACTACTCGAACGAACCAAAATCCGTGTTTTTGTGCCGTCTTTCGTACTGCTCTTACGACAATTGTAAGACTCTCGCTATAATACATAATTTCTTCACTgcttgatgtgtgtgtgtgtgtgtgtgtgtgtgtgtgtgtgtgtgtgtgtgtgtgtgtgtgtgtatgtgtgtgtgtgcttgtcaacTAGACGGAGGAAGAAGCTGCGACGGTGGGTGGCAAACATGGAGCGACGATTCCGTCGACTGTAACAACGTGCACAACAGCCGTCCAAGGATTACAGTGAAACCTACCGACCTAGTAGGAAAAGAGCTCGACTTGGACGGCTGGTATCTATTGGAGGTCACAGCCATCGATCCCGCCCGTAACCCGGATGCCAGTCCGGCAACGTTCACATGGGAGATGGGTTGAGTAACAAGCTTGATTATGAaaatatcccgtatgtgagaGTGCAGTATTATCTTACAGATACCGCTCAGCCAATCGTCGGTTTTCAATCATACCCAGCTAGAACAGTGACGAATACGGACGCTGATGTATTGCTACTGAAGAACGATCTATATGTAAGCGTAGCCTTGTATTCAAAGTGCTGCATGTTGCTTGGTACAAAAGTGGATAGAAACATGCGCATGTTTACTTGCCTATTTGCTTGCTTGCATGCATATTGCCGTCgctttttgtgttgttgtataaGTGCTGAAGTCTTTCTGCTTGTAGGCATCGTATAGGTGCCGCGTCAATGGCACTTCTAGATCTAGTAGCTGCAGCTCCGGTACTTTGAGTATCTCGGGAATGCCGTTTGGTGCCGCTGAAGTCACAGTAAGCGGAGTCGATTGATATAAACATTTAGACTCTACAAACTCGACGTCTAATATTGTGACCGTTGTGTAGATTTGGGCTGAAGATGAACCGGGGAATGTGGCCGACCAGATTCAGTACACGTTTCACGTTGAAACGTCGCCTCCGCCGCTGTCGCTGGCGCAACCCGACCAGTACGCGTTTACGAACACGTCAGACGCCATTGTCTACTTGCAGACGGAAGGAGTCTACCAACATATCGCTTGTCGCAATCGACCTCGAAACGACTCGCTGCTGCAGACGTGTTGTAGGGTGGCTTTCGCACAAGATGAGGTGTCTAAGGATTGTTTGTCGAATTGCTTGGCGGGGGTAGAATGGCCAAGCAACGACGTTTGTCGCCCTTTTGAGTACAATTACACCACGTGTTTGCAAACGCGACTGGCAAATCGTACGTCTGCAGGTGACCGTTCTGTTGTCGTCGCCCCTGTAATTGTATCTTTGTCATTTAGTTCCTGACCTAACTCCTTCGCCGTCGTTCATCTTTCTCCCGAATTTGTGTGATGATGGAACATTCGACATGGGAAGAACAATAAGAGCACTGGGTGTCTACACTTTTGAGGTAACGTTTTCGTACGTATTGGGAATTGTGAAGGCTGGTATAAAGTAACTTACGCGAGCCGTTTAGTTTTGACCGGCTTCAAGACGTTGGACTAGATCCGAGCTCTATTCGAGCGTCAACGTATTAAACGTAAACCGGAAATAGTTCGGTTTCTAACTACCAATCGGCTGTCGCGCTTTCACTCACGTGATCCAGTTTCCAACATGAATGATGACGAATCTTGGTATTAAAAGCATACACGTGTCAGCAACAACAGCGATATACTTGCTTCACGTGCGCTAAGAACGGCGTTCGACGTGAGACACTTCACAGCTGCTAAGACATTGGCTCTTAATCATCTGACTATACGCTTACGCTAGACTCTGGGCTGACGCTGGGCTTGCGTAAGTTAACCAGCCTTGACTCACTTGTTACAGGTTTACGCTCAAGACCAAGCCGGTAATCCTCCCGTGAGGTTCCAGAAGAACTACGTTTATGGTTAGAAGAAAACGACTGTTGCAAAAAACAGCGCAGAGATAATTCTTGTATGTCGTGTCGATCGTTGTCTAGATCCTCGTTTCGTGTCGGTTGAGCAGGCCATTCGGTCTCCTATTCAGAGCAAGGAATGCCCGTCCCTCCCTGTTGACTTGATATATCTCATCCTAGTTGCCGTGTCGTGGGCATTGGTACTCATTACCGTCATCATTTTCATCATTGCATGCAAGAGGCAGCGCTCCGGACCGAAGTAAGTAAATTTTCGTTGCGTACGTGGTTGCAGAAGGTGTAATGAAGCGTTGATAGGACACCAAAAGGCAGGAGACCGGGAGCTGGAGGTGCAGTCACTCGAATGACACGATTGTCGGCAAATCGCGTTGAAGCGCCGATTGATATCAGTCAGTTTGATACGCAAGCGTACGACGACGTCGCCCCCGACCCCGTGACTAGTGAAAAGGCTCTGATTGGCGCACACATGGAAACAGAAATGCCTACCGGAGACGAATAAAGGCGGCATTATTACAGGAGTTACGCGTTACATGACCTCGTTCTCTGtcagtgttgtgtttgtgtttctgtacTCAGGCATATTTGTGCGAGTTTTTGCATGTAATATTTACCGGCTTTTTGACCTAGGACTTTCTACCTTTGTAGCACTTAATTTGTACTATGGCGAGGGAGCGACCATTGGTATCTGACACTAGTACTGGCGCCAACGTAACTCTGCgtagttttgtgtttgtctagcCATTCCAacatgaagaagcactagactAAAAAAGAGATAAAGGATGCCTAGATGGTAGTCATGAGATACAAGGTCACGTGGACATCCGTCACTAGACACCACATGCCAAGACAgctggctgagaaaggacaggcagtcaCAGTCTTTGTACCACATAGCTTCATGTGCATCCTAATCTACGAGAAACACAGTAGAGTACGCATACTGCTACGAAAGAACAGAGAGTAGACGGACAGGTGCAGAGGTGCACTTAACCGATACCGTACACGGAGGAGATAGTACCGCCCACATTGGTCATCGAGTCGTTGCTCTGCGGTACTGCtataaccctagcgcatgcccGCCTCGGGTTAAAACATGTCACTCGTTTTTGACCTTCCTGTACAAGTTGTACGAGTTGGAACACGGGTAGATTTGAGTAACTGCCACCTAAACTGTACTCCGTGTTATTGAACATACAGAAGATTAGGCAACTACGAGTTATATGCAATGGGCAGTACGTAGTATGCAACTATATCTAAACCGACATTTAGATTGATGCATGTGGCCATTtctttgtactgtatgtattaTCTGAAAATAAGTttgaaacaaacacagaaaataCATTTTATTGTGTAATTTAATCAAAATCAAAACCCGCTGCGTTTCTAGCAAGAACCAATTCAAACTTGGATACTAAATGATGTGACATAATTGTCATTTGTCCTTCTCTATGGCTGATTCAACAAGAGACTCAAAATTGACAAAGTGTGTAGTGGCGATGTAGAAGGTCACACCTAGTTGGTGAGCAAGAAATCGTAATGCAGATACTTCAGAATATGAGCATCCACCAATGAAATAAATGAGAGTCACTTTGGGTAGGCCACCAAGGGAGACGGCTGTCGGTAATCCTCTGGACGTGTTTGCCCGTGCACTCTGAATAAAAGCTCTCGCAAATGGCTCTTCAGGCACATGACGTGTAACCTCTTCTAGTCCCAACCATCCACCATGTCGTAGGACTTCTTCAACCAGACGGCAACTGATTGGACTATAAGCACCACCAAATACGTAAGCCATATCGATTGGATTTTGTAGGTCATACTGATCACCACCCTTCGGAACTAACTGTAATCTTCGTCTCAAAGCATGATAGGATCCCTTCTGATCTCCTTGTTCTACAAGCAATCCTGCCCTTTTCAAGTTATAAAATGTACTGAGGTGGTGGTAGCCATGGGTCTGCAAAAACTGGTGGCGAAGAGACTGTAGAGTTTTTGGTCTGATACCATTCTCAGTTTGTGAATATAAGCAAAGTAGCCGTAGTGGTACAATCAAACTGCCTTGCCTGTGGATAAGTTCTTCTATGAGGTCTAAGCAAGTTTTCTCTTCTAGATTCTCCAGAAGCAAATGCTCTATGCGAAGCGTCTGTTCAAAGTTCTGACTCGTCTTGAAGTTGTTAATGGCTTCGCATGCAGCAATGTAGATCGCAAGCGATTGATGCTGTTTTTTCAGCCCACCTAACTCTTGAACAAATTTCTTCATCTCCTGGACAGATTCCGAGCTCTTTCCACGTGAGTAACTCGACTGCAGCTCCTTTGCCTTCTTCTGGAGCTTTCCAAATACGCTGACAAAATGCATGTCCCGAATGTCAGCAAACACGCTGTCTGCAGCAGAATTGAGAAGTAGTTTCACTGGACCATCTTTTCCCGTAACAGAAGGTTCGAGGTCAAGAAACCCACTTTTGATCTTAAAGACGTCATCTAGAATGCCTTGATATGTGACTTGAGAGCAAAGAGGAGTGACATAGTCACAGCTACGATCCATCAAGATGAGAGCGTCTATCTTCCTACCTTCAGATGGTACAACAGGCGGTTCACCTTCAGTCATGAACTCTACCATTTCAGCGACCATCTTTGAATACTTGCCCACCCCATAAACAGTAGGGATAGTACCAAACAGCATCTGGAGAGAAATAAGAGACGATGCCACGTCATGCAGCCACGTCTGATCGCCTTCGACAAACACCCGACTATGAAATCTCGGCCTCTCCATCGACATCACATCCGTGTCAAAAGGTATTAACTCGAGTGCCCACTCGCACACCTGAACACGTCCGTGGACTCCCTCCTGCTCCAGCACCATTTCCATCAGACTCGTTTTCCTGGGCACACAAATCAGCAGATATCGTCTCTTCCTTCTCGCTTTCATGTCCTCCCGAACGTGATCGGCAACAAACTTTGCATTCACCATCTCAGAGTGTGCAAGAAACACTCTGTTCTCCTGGACAGCATTCTCCGGATTGATGCTGCCCAGTTTGAACATTTTGGCAACGCCCATCTGTCTGATTAGAGTCGCACCTGCAATGTGATTGAGGGGTGTCATCAGTTCTTCGTCGATAAAGAGGTCTTTGGGACCCTCTAGTTCCCGGAGTAAATCTCTTAGTTCACTGGACGCGATTTCCTGAAGAGTCTGAATGTTGGCCCCCTTCACAGAGCCCATCTTGGTTGAAAACATAGTATACAGATGGTTATGTACAAAGCCACGTCAACAACTAACCAACAAGACGGTTTGAGACCACTTTCTATAGCAAGTTTCACAGCATACGGGGTTACGGTTacatatgtcacgtgacgcTAAGTGTCAAGTCCCGGCTATGAGTtgtgtcttgttgttgtctgtccgtgCAACCACCAGATTAGTGCAACAGGCGTTGTCTGTTGCCTCTTCGAAGCTGGTTCATGCACTTTACGTGATTCCTCACGGTTTCTTCTTGCCATCTAGTGAGACAGATGAAAAGCAAAAAAGGAGCTCGATTTTTGAATTTATGTCGTCTGTCTATTCAACTGCCAGTAACAAGCATCCGGACTTAAACGTCAGAGTTTCGCTAAATTTAGCTGAAAATATGACGTCAGAGCTGCAGTATGACCCAGATGTAATCATCACAGATCCAAACTCTTCAGAATTAGTGAGGAAATTGTTTGGATCAAAATCTCTGTCGGTTACTCATTTGGAGGGGAAAATGGACGAGGGCACATTCTTTAGTGACATTAAGTCTTCGTTCGGAGTGTTTAGGAATGTTGTTCTTGGTGGTACATTTGATCGGTTGCACACTGGTCACAAGTATTTGCTGAGTTCTGCTCTTTTACATTGCAGTGAACGACTTGTAGTGGGAATTAGTGATGGACCGCTTGTTTGTGGAAAGCTGCTGGAGGAGCTTATTGAACCTTACGATTTTCGTGCCAAGTCTGTAGTTGAGTTTGCAAATGAAGTATGTTCAGGTGTGAAGTGTGAGACTGTGGCAATATTTGAGCCTCTAGGACCGACAGCTACTGACGAGAGTTTGGAGTGTCTTGTTGTCAGTCAGGAAACGGCCAGAGGCGGAGAGAAGGTGAATCAGATTCGTGAGAAAAAAGTGAGGAAAAGGAGGATGTACGTGCTGTGtgtattattgtgttactttagcatttaatttttacttgctattagtttgtctgtcagtctatttgtttgcatgtccataagttgtgattgtgtgtgtgcatgcatttgtttgtttgtttgtctgtgtgtgtgtgtgtgtgtgtgtgtttgtgtgtgtgtgtgtgtgtgtgtgtgtgcacgcgcgcgcgcgttcatgtgtgtgtgtgtgtgtgtgtgtgtgtgtggggtgcaTTTGTGCATGTATTTTGCATGTGTAATATTCTGATTCACCAGTTCCTTGAAAGGGTCTAAATCCACTTACACTGGAAGTCGTAGAGTTGATGACAACGCCACAGTCTCATGAAGCTGGTCAGAAGTTAAGCTCCAGTTTTATGAGAAGGCAAAGTCTCGGCCACCTTCGCCAACCTACATCAGTGAGCCAAGTTGAAATGCTCTAGCAATGTTTGTGCAACAACGTGTCAATCATGAGTAGGAGCACTCTTATGTATTGCCTTGGCTTCGATCAAGAAACATTGAATCGAGATCTGTAGTCAAGACGACAGCATTCCAGGTGTATGTAATTGGTCTAACTGGCGGCATAGCGAGTGGAAAATCATCTATTGCTAAGATGATGTCAGCAGAAGGAGCAGGCATTATTGACTGTGACAAGGTGCTGACTACTGATTCTTATCAAACGTTTGTCTTAGTTTATGTTGTTAGCTTGGCCATGATGCATATCTTCCTGAAACTGAAGCTTATACAAAAGTGATCGAAACATTTGGATCAGGTTAATTGTTTATGTAAACACATTGTACTGTAGCGATCTTtcaattttattgattttgcaaAATATTGAGAAAGTGAACAGGCAATTCTTTGCATATGAAATTTCCATTATTTACTATGTAATTGATTGATAACATAATTTTTATAATGTAATTTGATTGCTATGTAGTCAGTAGTAGCTAGCCTTATAGTGTTTAGCAATACAGTACACCCTTGATTATTTGGACTTGGAAACTGGTTAAAAGTCAGGATAATCGAGTGTCTAAGTAGTCAAAAGTTGATCCCTACACTGTACAAGACCAcactctgtttccacacttactgCTGTGCATTCATGTCACCAGAAGAGTCATCAACATATAAATTTCTTGGATATAACATTTAACGTAATTCATACTCAACTCAGAGTGCCAAGAAAATATCCTAAACAGAtgtctttctttgttgttctttga
This window of the Corticium candelabrum chromosome 17, ooCorCand1.1, whole genome shotgun sequence genome carries:
- the LOC134192968 gene encoding vacuolar protein sorting-associated protein 33B-like — its product is MFSTKMGSVKGANIQTLQEIASSELRDLLRELEGPKDLFIDEELMTPLNHIAGATLIRQMGVAKMFKLGSINPENAVQENRVFLAHSEMVNAKFVADHVREDMKARRKRRYLLICVPRKTSLMEMVLEQEGVHGRVQVCEWALELIPFDTDVMSMERPRFHSRVFVEGDQTWLHDVASSLISLQMLFGTIPTVYGVGKYSKMVAEMVEFMTEGEPPVVPSEGRKIDALILMDRSCDYVTPLCSQVTYQGILDDVFKIKSGFLDLEPSVTGKDGPVKLLLNSAADSVFADIRDMHFVSVFGKLQKKAKELQSSYSRGKSSESVQEMKKFVQELGGLKKQHQSLAIYIAACEAINNFKTSQNFEQTLRIEHLLLENLEEKTCLDLIEELIHRQGSLIVPLRLLCLYSQTENGIRPKTLQSLRHQFLQTHGYHHLSTFYNLKRAGLLVEQGDQKGSYHALRRRLQLVPKGGDQYDLQNPIDMAYVFGGAYSPISCRLVEEVLRHGGWLGLEEVTRHVPEEPFARAFIQSARANTSRGLPTAVSLGGLPKVTLIYFIGGCSYSEVSALRFLAHQLGVTFYIATTHFVNFESLVESAIEKDK
- the LOC134192983 gene encoding bifunctional coenzyme A synthase-like, which gives rise to MSCVLLLSVRATTRLVQQALSVASSKLVHALYVIPHGFFLPSSETDEKQKRSSIFEFMSSVYSTASNKHPDLNVRVSLNLAENMTSELQYDPDVIITDPNSSELVRKLFGSKSLSVTHLEGKMDEGTFFSDIKSSFGVFRNVVLGGTFDRLHTGHKYLLSSALLHCSERLVVGISDGPLVCGKLLEELIEPYDFRAKSVVEFANEVCSGVKCETVAIFEPLGPTATDESLECLVVSQETARGGEKVNQIREKKGLNPLTLEVVELMTTPQSHEAGQKLSSSFMRRQSLGHLRQPTSEHSYVLPWLRSRNIESRSVVKTTAFQVYVIGLTGGIASGKSSIAKMMSAEGAGIIDCDKLGHDAYLPETEAYTKVIETFGSDVKSDDGQINRKALGAIVFKEKAKLQQLCEIVWPEIARLAEQSIEKYATEGKKVCVLDAAVLLEAGWDRYVHEVWVTIIPHDETVRRVMRRDGISEEEVVRRLESQMSNLERVKKADVVLSSLWERNETQQQVLVAMSELQERVAAFQSQQARL